Part of the Janibacter endophyticus genome is shown below.
TCGACGTCGACGTCACCTGGCTGCCCGGGTGCACCCGCGAGGAGCCGACCCTCTACTCCTACCGGCGGGACGGGCAGACCGGCCGATTCGCCGGCGTCGTCGGGATGACCCGATGAGCGCCACCCCGGAGCGGGTCGCCGAGCTCGAGACCAACCTCGCCACCGTCCGCGAGCGGGTCGACGCCGCGTGCGCCGCGGCCGGTCGGCAGCCGGACGAGGTCACCCTCGTCGTCGTGACGAAGTACTTCCCCCGCAGCGACGTCGACGCGCTCGCCGCGCTCGGCGTCACCGATATCGGGGAGAACAAGGCACAGGAGGCCTCCGCCAAGCTCGCCGAGGAGGGCGGCGCGCCGGAGGGCGTGCGGACCCACTTCATCGGGCAGCTGCAGAGCAACAAGGCCGGGGAGGTGGCGCGCTGGGCCGACGTCGTCCACTCCGTCGACCGGGTCAAGATCGTCCGCGCCCTCGACCGCGGCGCGCAGGCCTCGGGTCGCTCGATCACCGGGCTCATCCAGGTCGACCTCGACGGCTCCGACCCCGGGCGCGGGGGAGCGCTGCCGGCCGACGTCCCGGCCCTGGCGGACGCCGTGGCCGAGAGCGGGCTGACCCTCGGTGGGCTCATGGCGGTAGCCCCTCGGGGAGAGGACCCGGGGGCCGCCTTCGTCCGGCTGGCGGAGGTCGCCGAGCGGCTCCGGGCCGAGCACCCCGACGCGACGATGCTCTCCGCCGGGATGAGCGGTGACCTCGAGCAGGCCGTCGCGCACGGCGCGACACACCTGCGTGTCGGTACCGCAATCCTCGGAAGTCGACCGTCACACCGGTAACTTCAGTCACGACCGGCGACAGGGCGGCCCACGAGGCCGCAGGCGACAAGGATGTGACATGGGACTGCGTGACGCGATGGTCTACCTCGGGCTCGCCGAGGATCAGAAGCGCTACGACCAGTACGAGGACTACGCCGACGAGGCGCACGAGTCCTACGACGAGGTCGACGACGCGCCGCACGCCGAGGTGACCCGCCTGCGCGCGGTCGACCGCGACCACTCCGTCGCCGTCCGCGACGTCCAGGTCGGGCAGCTCAACCGGATCACGACGATCCACCCCCGCACCTACAACGACGCCCGCGCCATCGGCGAGAGCTTCCGCGACGACGTCCCGGTGATCATGAACCTCAGCGACATGGACGACTCGGACGCCAAGCGCCTCGTCGACTTCGCCGCGGGCCTCGTCTTCGGCCTCCACGGCTCGATCGAGCGCGTGACGAACAAGGTCTTCCTCCTCTCGCCGGAGCACATCGAGGTCGCCGCCGAGGGCGCCGACGCCCCCGCCGCCCGCCACCTCTTCAACCAGAGCTGACGCCGCACCGCCGGTCACCGTGCGCCCGGCGCCCACCCCATCGCCGCGACGGGGTGGGCGCCCGTCTGCGTCCCGGCCCGCCCGACGAGGACGGCCTGTCGCCGGTCCGGTGTCAGGGCACACCCAGGTCCTCGGGTATCAATAGGGCATGGATCTGATCCGGGCCGTCCTCCACCTGCTGCTCTACGGGTTCTTCCTGCTGCTCATCGGACGGCTGATCTTCGACTGGATCCAGGTCTTCGCCCGGCAGTGGC
Proteins encoded:
- a CDS encoding YggS family pyridoxal phosphate-dependent enzyme codes for the protein MSATPERVAELETNLATVRERVDAACAAAGRQPDEVTLVVVTKYFPRSDVDALAALGVTDIGENKAQEASAKLAEEGGAPEGVRTHFIGQLQSNKAGEVARWADVVHSVDRVKIVRALDRGAQASGRSITGLIQVDLDGSDPGRGGALPADVPALADAVAESGLTLGGLMAVAPRGEDPGAAFVRLAEVAERLRAEHPDATMLSAGMSGDLEQAVAHGATHLRVGTAILGSRPSHR
- a CDS encoding cell division protein SepF is translated as MGLRDAMVYLGLAEDQKRYDQYEDYADEAHESYDEVDDAPHAEVTRLRAVDRDHSVAVRDVQVGQLNRITTIHPRTYNDARAIGESFRDDVPVIMNLSDMDDSDAKRLVDFAAGLVFGLHGSIERVTNKVFLLSPEHIEVAAEGADAPAARHLFNQS